A DNA window from Plectropomus leopardus isolate mb unplaced genomic scaffold, YSFRI_Pleo_2.0 unplaced_scaffold24435, whole genome shotgun sequence contains the following coding sequences:
- the glb1 gene encoding beta-galactosidase — translation YIPWNYHEESPGRYAFSGDRDLEYFLQLAQDIGLMVILRPGPYICAEWDMGGLPAWLLNKKDIVLRSSDPDYIAAVDKWMGKLLPMIKPHLYQNGGPIITVQVENEYGSYFACDYNYLRHLTKLFQSHLGNEVVLFTTDGAGLGYLKCGSIQGLYATVDFGPGGNVTAAFDAQRYAEPHGPLVNSEFYTGWLDHWGSPHAVVSSAIVAKSLNEMLAMGANVNMYMFIGGTNFGYWNGANAPYGPQPTSYDYDAPLTEAGDLTEKYFAIREVIKMYHKIPEGPIPPTTPKYAYGTVVMKKLQTVADALETLSFSGPVKSMYPQTFIDLNQAFGYVLYRTTLPVNCSTPTPLSSPLNGVHDRAYVSVDGVAVGILERNKAITVNVTGKAGSQVDILVENMGRINYGKDINDFKGLVTNLTLGKDTLTGWTSYSLSIDEAVSQGLLGTTKPTDPPQPAVSSLPAFYQGSFIIPDGIPDLPQDTYIKLPKWRKGQVWINGFNLGRYWPTRGPQVTLFVPANILSTAAPNNVTVLELEAAPCSSGLCSVEFTDTPILNATVQSESKQHRRPFTKDSLL, via the exons GGTGGGCTGCCTGCCTGGCTTCTCAACAAGAAAGACATTGTGCTGCGGTCTTCAGATCCAG aTTACATTGCAGCAGTAGATAAGTGGATGGGGAAGTTGCTGCCAATGATAAAGCCCCATCTCTACCAGAACGGTGGTCCTATCATCACTGTTCAG GTGGAGAATGAATATGGCAGTTATTTCGCCTGTGACTACAACTACCTGCGTCACCTGACCAAGCTGTTCCAGTCTCACCTGGGCAACGAAGTGGTGCTCTTCACCACAGATGGAGCTGGGCTCGGCTACCTCAAATGTGGCTCAATTCAAGGTCTCTATGCCACTGTTGACTTTGGGCCAG GTGGAAATGTAACCGCTGCATTTGATGCACAGAGATACGCTGAACCTCATGGACCTCTG GTGAACTCTGAATTTTATACCGGCTGGCTGGACCACTGGGGGTCACCTCATGCCGTGGTGTCATCTGCCATTGTGGCCAAGTCCCTCAACGAGATGCTGGCCATGGGAGCAAATGTCAATAT GTACATGTTCATAGGAGGAACAAACTTTGGATACTGGAATG GTGCCAACGCACCATACGGCCCGCAGCCAACAAGCTACGACTACGACGCCCCGCTCACAGAAGCAGGCGACCTCACGGAGAAGTACTTTGCTATTCGAGAGGTGATAAAAATG TACCACAAGATACCAGAGGGACCAATACCACCAACAACTCCGAAGTATGCATATGGGACTGTTGTGATGAAAAAG CTCCAAACGGTAGCAGATGCCTTAGAAACTCTGTCTTTCTCCGGCCCTGTCAAAAGCATGTATCCTCAGACTTTCATTGATCTCAACCAG GCCTTTGGTTATGTGCTGTACAGGACCACTCTTCCTGTTAACTGCAGCACACCGACTCCACTGTCATCTCCACTGAACGGTGTCCATGATAGAGCGTATGTCTCAGTGGACGGG GTGGCTGTGGGGATTCTTGAGAGAAACAAAGCCATAACTGTGAACGTGACTGGGAAAGCTGGCAGTCAGGTGGACATACTGGTGGAGAATATGGGCCGAATCAACTACGGAAAAGACATCAATGactttaag GGCCTGGTGACCAACCTGACTCTGGGGAAAGATACGCTCACCGGCTGGACCTCGTACAGCCTCAGTATCGATGAAGCGGTCAGTCAGGGCCTCCTGGGTACAACGAAACCCACAGACCCCCCTCAGCCTGCTGTTTCCTCCCTTCCAGCCTTCTACCAGGGAAGCTTCATCATTCCTGACGGCATCCCAGACCTGCCGCAGGACACCTACATCAAGCTGCCCAAATGGAGGAAG ggacaAGTTTGGATTAACGGCTTCAATTTGGGACGTTACTGGCCAACTCGAGGCCCTCAGGTGACCCTTTTTGTTCCTGCAAACATCCTCAGCACAGCTGCACCAAACAATGTGACTGTGCTGGAGCTGGAAGCGGCTCCCTGCAGCTCAGGGCTTTGTAGTGTGGAGTTTACTGACACCCCCATCCTGAACGCAACAGTCCAGTCTGAGAGCAAACAGCACAGGAGACCCTTCACTAAAGACAGTTTGTTGTGA